A DNA window from Waddliaceae bacterium contains the following coding sequences:
- a CDS encoding SDR family oxidoreductase, which yields MKTQEKKSVIYPDLCDKIVVITGGGQGIGKGLVTSFINQGCAVVVITRSDAPWFDDINHDNKHAFIKSDIRDTASIASWLEEHEKKGKKIDVLINNAATIVRRPLVDCSEDDWNNIMDVNCKATFFLSQLFAKHMMKNGGGNIIHAASFAAKMPSMPYSLYSASKSVIASFTRSMSAEWAPHNIRVNSFSPGVIETQMTKPAIDNNGEKMLQDISLQRFGNVDEVAKAVMFLASEASSYITGADIDISGGKFSIQNPHAPWNNKKDSQ from the coding sequence ATGAAGACGCAAGAAAAGAAGTCTGTTATATATCCTGACCTTTGCGACAAAATCGTCGTTATAACAGGAGGAGGACAAGGTATAGGAAAAGGGCTGGTTACATCCTTTATCAACCAAGGATGTGCCGTCGTCGTCATAACAAGAAGCGACGCCCCATGGTTCGATGATATAAACCATGATAATAAACACGCCTTTATAAAAAGTGATATCCGCGACACCGCTTCTATAGCGTCGTGGCTTGAAGAACACGAAAAAAAAGGAAAGAAAATTGACGTCCTTATCAATAACGCAGCAACTATAGTAAGAAGACCTCTCGTAGACTGTTCCGAAGATGATTGGAATAATATTATGGATGTAAATTGTAAGGCGACGTTTTTTCTCTCACAGCTTTTCGCAAAACATATGATGAAAAACGGTGGCGGCAACATCATCCACGCAGCTTCGTTCGCTGCAAAGATGCCTTCGATGCCATACTCCCTTTATTCGGCGTCGAAATCCGTGATAGCTTCTTTCACCCGTAGCATGTCAGCAGAATGGGCCCCACATAATATAAGAGTTAATTCTTTTAGCCCAGGCGTCATCGAAACTCAGATGACAAAACCCGCCATAGATAACAATGGAGAAAAGATGCTCCAAGATATTTCACTACAACGCTTTGGCAACGTAGACGAAGTAGCAAAAGCAGTAATGTTTTTGGCTTCAGAAGCCTCTTCGTATATAACAGGAGCCGATATCGATATCAGTGGAGGGAAATTCTCTATACAAAATCCGCATGCGCCATGGAACAATAAAAAAGATAGCCAATAA
- a CDS encoding NTP transferase domain-containing protein: protein MMKVVFLIAGKGRRLGALTENNHKSLITLNNKSLLSHLIENFVYAGLTDFVPIVGHCHDMVLSCFDNTSSEKTCVTPIYNPRYEETNNLYSLYCAKNVLAGEEFILCNGDLILDRAIVEGISRKTGLSAIGIDDSYRTSPIDSPGTVIDDNRIYDLGRHIPFEKSGGYAIGLYKFNAELSSAFFDEAENMLNENINAGFHDPLPLLASRYHIHKHSTEERLWTDIDTEDDIPRARELLNKILEENNNYEDARKEVCYIS, encoded by the coding sequence ATGATGAAAGTAGTTTTTTTAATAGCAGGAAAAGGACGAAGGCTTGGCGCTCTTACAGAGAATAACCACAAGTCTCTCATAACACTCAATAATAAATCTCTTCTAAGCCACCTAATTGAAAACTTCGTATATGCAGGATTAACGGACTTCGTCCCTATCGTAGGGCATTGCCATGATATGGTGTTGTCGTGCTTCGATAATACATCATCAGAAAAAACCTGCGTCACACCGATATATAACCCACGCTATGAAGAGACGAATAACTTATATTCATTGTATTGTGCGAAAAACGTCCTCGCCGGCGAAGAATTTATCCTTTGTAACGGAGACCTCATCCTCGATAGGGCTATAGTCGAAGGGATCTCTAGAAAAACAGGACTTTCGGCGATAGGTATCGATGATTCCTATAGAACGTCGCCAATAGACTCTCCAGGGACTGTTATCGATGATAATAGAATATATGACCTAGGAAGGCATATCCCTTTTGAAAAGTCGGGAGGCTATGCTATAGGACTCTATAAGTTCAATGCAGAGCTGTCGTCGGCATTCTTCGACGAAGCAGAGAATATGCTCAACGAAAATATCAATGCAGGATTCCACGACCCCTTGCCACTTTTGGCGTCACGATATCATATCCATAAACATAGCACAGAAGAAAGACTTTGGACAGATATCGACACTGAAGATGATATTCCTAGAGCTAGAGAGCTTTTGAACAAAATTTTAGAAGAGAATAATAACTATGAAGACGCAAGAAAAGAAGTCTGTTATATATCCTGA